The Sulfurihydrogenibium azorense Az-Fu1 genome contains the following window.
ATAAAAGGAACTTCTCTTTCTCTTTTTTCTATAGGTGCTGGCTTCTTATAGATAGGTTGTTTTTCTATATTTTCTTCAACTGGTTTAGTATCATATGTACTTTCATACTTTTTTATGATCCTTTCTGCATCTTTGTATCTTCCCATTGAGTAGTAAATCGTAGCTAACTCTTTTAAAATATTCTTATCTGTTGATTTTTCTAAACTACTAAGCAAGTTTTCTAAATCTTTAACTTTTTTTAGATTTAAGTAAGTGTATGCTAAACCTAACTTTGCGTTTTCATCTTCAGGATTAAACAAAAGTAGTTGGTTAAATATTTTTTCACTACATTTGTAATCTTTGAGATTATAGCAAGACCAACCTAAAACTTGCAGTAGTGTACTATCGTTCGGGAAGATCTCCAGTCCTTCTAATGCTACTCTTTTTGCCTTTGAGTAATTTTTGGTGTTTAAGTAATAAGAAGCAAGTTTTCCATAAAATACTTGGTAAAACTCTTTTAATTGATCCTTTTCTTCTTGGGATAAATTCTTCGGATTGATCGTAGATAGTATAGTCTTTACTTGGTCAAATAGTCCTAGATTGGTAAGTCCATAGAGATATGCTATTTTTATACCAGTGTTATTTGGATCTAATTGGTAAGCTTTTGTTATATACTGGAAAAACTTTTTTTCATCTTTTCTGTCTTTATAAACATTTGCTAAAATTGGATATGCAACTGGATTATTCTTGTTTAACTCTAAAACTTCTAATGCGTACTTTTCTGCTAAATCTAAATTCTTTCTTTTATACTCTTCTTGAGCTTTTGATATTAGTATTAACTCTTTAATCTTCTTTTCGTCTTGATCGTAAACTCCTAAAGCTTTTAGTTTTTCTATTAAATCTAGAGCTTCCTCGTACCTTTGAGTTTTTATATAAACAGCTTTTAAACCCTTTAAAGCATCTATGTTTTTACTGTCTATAAAAAGAACGTTTCTATAGTAACTTTCAGCTTTTTCAAGATCTTCTTTTTTTAAGTACAGATAACCTAAATTCAAAAGAACGTAAATATTGCTTGGATTTTGTAAATATAACTCTTTCAACTTACTTTCTGCAATCTCGTACTCACCTGCATCTATATACTTTTTAATGCTATCTAAATCTTTGTAAAACGACTTACTTTTTAAAGTAATTCTTTGTTCCTCAGTTAAATAATTCTCAAATTTTCTAAGCTCATCAATTTGATTTGTTTCTATTAGATAATCAATATAAGCTTGAATTACTTTTTTATCGTTTGGATACTTGTTATAAAGACTTTTTATTTCCCTTTCAGCTTCTTTTAAATCTTTTTGCCTTAGATATGTATAGAATATACCTATTTTTGACTCTACATTATCTTTATAAGATAAGCTTAATTTAAAGTTTTCATAAGCTCTTTTTAGATCATTTTTTTCTAGGTATTCATAACCTAATTTCATATGATAAACATAACACGAATCTTTTACCAAATTTTTTGCTTCTGGTTTTACATTTTGAATTTCCTTAAATACACTACAAGCTTTTTCAAAGTTCTCATTTTTTAGATTAATTAATCCTATAACAAACTTTGCATCATTTTTATAAGGAGTTTCTTTTAAATTTTCTGCTATTTCTAATGCTTTACTATAATTACCTGCGTTAAGTTCCTCGTACATGGGTTCAACTTCTTTTGAAAGATTAAAAGACTTTTTTCCTTCAGATTTTTCTTCCTGTACTACTTTTTTAATAGTTTGGTTTTGTTTATCTTTTAAAACTGGTGTGTCTTTGGAAGTGCCAATATTTATATTCTCAACTTTTTCGGATTTTTCTTGAGATTTAGCCGGTGATTGGGTAGAGTTTGAAACAGAAGCTCTAAAACCATTTTTCTCAAGAAAATCTCTAAGCTGTAGAACATAATTTATATTGTCAGACTTTGCACATACATACATTGAAGTATTTAATTTTTGACATTTTTTAAATCCTAAATCGTTTAATCTTTGAAAATCTTTATTATCTTTTACAACAACTATGAGTTGATACTCTTGGCTGTAAGCGAGTAAACTAAACGTTAAAATAGTTAAAATTGTACCTATTTTACGCATTTCATCACCTTAATCCAAAAAAAGTTCAAAAGTATCACAAAAATAATTATTTTTATCGTTATTCTTTAAAACTTTATACCTTTCTAAATATTTTTCATCATTGTACAGTAAATAAAAAAATCTATAAACACAAAATGGTGATTCACTTACTTCTTGCTGTAAACTTCCCAAGTTATAGTTAAAAGGAATATAACCTTTTGCTTTAAAAAAAGAATCTACTTCAGAGAAAGATGTTTTTAAGTCTTCCAGACTCTCCTTAGCCATGTATGTATAAGGTATAACTCTGTAAACATCAAGATTAACAGGACTTATAGGAATAAGTTTTTTCTCTATTAAGTTGAATTTCAAGTTTGTGGATAGTATGGTTTTAAACAAAATGTTTTTAGTATAGTTATACACTCCCTTCCAAAGGTTATCTTTGTAAGACAATTCTTTAAGTATAAAAGTTATATAATAAGAAGGAAATATAACTATATCATACTTTTCGTTAGAAAAACCGTAAGTAGCAGGTAAAAGTAAGTAGTTATCTTTCAACTTATTATCTTTTACAATAACTATCAAATTCTTCAAAGAATTGAAAATTTTCTCTCCTTCATCTTTATATGCCTTATCTCCCCACTTTTCGTATGCCTTCAACAATGCATAAGCAATTAAGAAGTCTCCATCTGTAGCGTTATTTTTATCTTTTACTTCATCATTCCAAAGCCATGAGAAAAGATAATCTTCTCTTTGAAGGTTTTTCCTAGTCCACTGCCAAAGGTTATCAAAAGTTGTTTTATCATCGTTTAAAATGGCGAGTATCATACCGTAACCTTGAGATTCAGATGTAACCCGGTTTTCATTGTAAGGATCTATTACATAACTTCCATTAGGTATATACTTGTTTTTGTAGTTCTGCCATGTTAGAATCTCCTGTCCATTTGAAAAGCCTAAAAAACCAAGCACTGAAAAAATTATTAACAACCTTTTCATCATATTTCACCGTCTAATCTTCTCTTTTCTCTATAATCTAAAATTTTCTTAACTACCAAAGAAAGAATTATTGTTAAAATTACTGCCGCCAAGGCTAACTTCATAGGTGAAAATCCTAATTCAAATATAAGCCTTTCAAAAAATGGTAAGTTCCCTATATAAAATTTTTCACTAATATTATCACTGAAGAACTGGTTGACATAAAAGTCCCATATAGCAATATCCCCTTTTACCTGCCCAGCAAATTTTGGTATATATAACATATAAGAAGCTTTCTCTATACCATTTAAATTTGGAGAGTAAAGTACCGTAACAACTTTTTGACTATCGTAAGGTGATTGGAACATTATGAAAAATACTTGATTAGTAAGGGTGTTAAGATAGTTAAGGTTAGCTATATTAGATTTATCCTTTTTTAATTTTTTTAAAAAACTACCATTAAAGATACTTTTAAATATAGGTACAGATAAATCTATGTTTTCTGTTATCTTTATAGGCGATTTAGATTGAAGCTCCAAAGGTATACTTCTTCCTACGTATATTATGTGTTTTGATTTTACAT
Protein-coding sequences here:
- a CDS encoding cellulose synthase subunit BcsC-related outer membrane protein — its product is MRKIGTILTILTFSLLAYSQEYQLIVVVKDNKDFQRLNDLGFKKCQKLNTSMYVCAKSDNINYVLQLRDFLEKNGFRASVSNSTQSPAKSQEKSEKVENINIGTSKDTPVLKDKQNQTIKKVVQEEKSEGKKSFNLSKEVEPMYEELNAGNYSKALEIAENLKETPYKNDAKFVIGLINLKNENFEKACSVFKEIQNVKPEAKNLVKDSCYVYHMKLGYEYLEKNDLKRAYENFKLSLSYKDNVESKIGIFYTYLRQKDLKEAEREIKSLYNKYPNDKKVIQAYIDYLIETNQIDELRKFENYLTEEQRITLKSKSFYKDLDSIKKYIDAGEYEIAESKLKELYLQNPSNIYVLLNLGYLYLKKEDLEKAESYYRNVLFIDSKNIDALKGLKAVYIKTQRYEEALDLIEKLKALGVYDQDEKKIKELILISKAQEEYKRKNLDLAEKYALEVLELNKNNPVAYPILANVYKDRKDEKKFFQYITKAYQLDPNNTGIKIAYLYGLTNLGLFDQVKTILSTINPKNLSQEEKDQLKEFYQVFYGKLASYYLNTKNYSKAKRVALEGLEIFPNDSTLLQVLGWSCYNLKDYKCSEKIFNQLLLFNPEDENAKLGLAYTYLNLKKVKDLENLLSSLEKSTDKNILKELATIYYSMGRYKDAERIIKKYESTYDTKPVEENIEKQPIYKKPAPIEKREREVPFILDEDSNSHLQNEKKEYITTENNDKFEKLNQSDLDKRKYNSEVEIVDRDERFLTQDNSEKKKDKLEIEEIKQKIKLQEQDYVSNVVLGVKFRDKSGESGKSKLTDTSPFLKLNYYFNENLMVYVGTYFTNLDSGTLKDYNNFGTPQNITILRSVPSSYSGIEPFAGFSLNSNYFDLNGNVGLTPKVNNGINSKFIYDIEGKLKTTNNKISIGLYQRPIRDSILSYVGTADPYSYKNWGRAVGTGVKASYEQSIDEKGSFVYTQASIEKIKGQDIQENTNINLIVLPKIFAGKLIGDKDYLGLFFLYSKYSKDQDCYYYGCGGYFSPKNMFIVAPMLEGFYFMNERFGIHYKVFLGGLLLKNNDKSSTDLAFDGYLGGVYMLRDNIFLNLAGEYRKTSKYSEIFTSAYLQYFFGKRYNITENDLLKLEKEIYKR
- a CDS encoding glycosyl hydrolase family 8 — encoded protein: MLGFLGFSNGQEILTWQNYKNKYIPNGSYVIDPYNENRVTSESQGYGMILAILNDDKTTFDNLWQWTRKNLQREDYLFSWLWNDEVKDKNNATDGDFLIAYALLKAYEKWGDKAYKDEGEKIFNSLKNLIVIVKDNKLKDNYLLLPATYGFSNEKYDIVIFPSYYITFILKELSYKDNLWKGVYNYTKNILFKTILSTNLKFNLIEKKLIPISPVNLDVYRVIPYTYMAKESLEDLKTSFSEVDSFFKAKGYIPFNYNLGSLQQEVSESPFCVYRFFYLLYNDEKYLERYKVLKNNDKNNYFCDTFELFLD